The DNA sequence ATGTGAAAGAAGAAGTAATCATTCCGCCGTATGATGGGCGCAGCGTGCTCGTCCGTCAGGGAGAAGAGCTGGTCATTATTGATATGGAGGGCAAGCAGGTTGGCGACTTCGTCTGCTTTCACACATCCGATCATGATGAACACGTTTCGCCTGTGCATATGCGCGCCTCGCTGAGCAGCATCCGTTTAAAAGAAGGAGACTACTTATACAGCAATAAGCGCAGACCGTTAATGCAGATGGTCAAAGATACGGTAGGCAGGCATGATTTCTTTTTTCCGGCCTGTGATTACTGGCGCTATAAAATCGACTTCGATGATGAGAACCATCCGAACTGCCATGACAATTTAAAAAAAGCGATGGCAGCATTCGGCGTGGACCGTCCTGTCCCCGATCCGATTAACTGGTTTATGAACAATCAGCTGGATGAAAATTGGGACTATATAATTGAAGAGCCGCGCTCAAAGCCGGGTGATTATGTGCAGCTGAAGGCGATGGAGGATGTCATCGTTGCTGTCTCCACGTGCTCGCAGGATATGGCGCCTGTGAACGGCTTTAAAGTTACCTCGCTAAAGCTTCAGGTACTGGGAAGGAGATAGGATATGCCTGTTTCGTTTTTACAAGAATTGCTCCGGGTCAATACATCCAATCCGCCCGGAAATGAACATGAGATCAGCAGAATGCTGGCCGCGCGCTGCGAAAGCAGAGGATTGCGCGGAAGCGTGACGATGGTGGATGGAAACCGGAGCAATTTTGAGCTTCGCCTACAGGGGACAGGTGCGAAGGGAAAAACACTTATGTTCTGCGGCCATATCGACACGGTATCACCGGGAAAACAGCCGTGGACGTACGAGCCGTATAGCGGCGAGCTGGTAGGGGATCGTCTATACGGCCGCGGAGCCTCTGATATGAAGAGCGGGCTGGCTGCCATGCTGCTTGCTATCGAGGAGCTGCATACGGAAGGGGTAAAGCTTAATGGAGATCTGGTTTTTTTGGCTACCGCCGGAGAAGAGGTGGACAGCTGCGGGGCGCGTCATTATCAGGATGTGATGGGCATGCAGGACATCGATGCGATCGTCATTGGTGAGCCGACGAACGAGAAGGTTGTCATCGGTCATAAAGGCGCGCTCTGGCTGGAAATCAAAACGTACGGCAAAACTGCACACGGATCGATGCCGGATCAGGGAATCAATGCCATCGATTACATGACTCATGTGATCCGACTCATTAAATCATTCAAGTTGGAGTGGCGCATCGAACAGGCACCGCTTGGATCGAGCAGTATGGCGGTTACCCAAATCGGCGGCGGTATCCAAACGAATGTCATTCCGGATCAGTGCTTCATTCACGTAGATATTCGCAGCATTCCTCCCCAATCCCATGACGCTCTCATTCGCGAGCTGAATGCCAAGCTTGACGAGCTTGCTGCCAGCCTTCCGTCGTTTCGAGCTGAGTGCAGTGTTGTGTTGAATCGTACACCTGTTCTAACAAGTCCTCATGCTTCGCTCATTCAGACCGCTCTCTCGCTAAAAGGGCTTGCGGAGAGCGAATGTGCCGGGGTCTCGTATTATACGGATGCTTCTGTGCTGAACCCGCACAGCAAAATTCCAACGCTAATTTATGGACCGGGTGATGAGAAGCTCGCGCATCAGCCGGATGAATGGGTGGCTGTACCTGCTTATCTGCGTTCTATTGCATTTTATAA is a window from the Aneurinibacillus sp. REN35 genome containing:
- a CDS encoding DUF1989 domain-containing protein gives rise to the protein MNRMQTQTSGDLYVKEEVIIPPYDGRSVLVRQGEELVIIDMEGKQVGDFVCFHTSDHDEHVSPVHMRASLSSIRLKEGDYLYSNKRRPLMQMVKDTVGRHDFFFPACDYWRYKIDFDDENHPNCHDNLKKAMAAFGVDRPVPDPINWFMNNQLDENWDYIIEEPRSKPGDYVQLKAMEDVIVAVSTCSQDMAPVNGFKVTSLKLQVLGRR
- a CDS encoding M20 family metallopeptidase, with protein sequence MPVSFLQELLRVNTSNPPGNEHEISRMLAARCESRGLRGSVTMVDGNRSNFELRLQGTGAKGKTLMFCGHIDTVSPGKQPWTYEPYSGELVGDRLYGRGASDMKSGLAAMLLAIEELHTEGVKLNGDLVFLATAGEEVDSCGARHYQDVMGMQDIDAIVIGEPTNEKVVIGHKGALWLEIKTYGKTAHGSMPDQGINAIDYMTHVIRLIKSFKLEWRIEQAPLGSSSMAVTQIGGGIQTNVIPDQCFIHVDIRSIPPQSHDALIRELNAKLDELAASLPSFRAECSVVLNRTPVLTSPHASLIQTALSLKGLAESECAGVSYYTDASVLNPHSKIPTLIYGPGDEKLAHQPDEWVAVPAYLRSIAFYKELAIRFLNGKNETAAPIKQAQTK